From Salinirubellus salinus, the proteins below share one genomic window:
- a CDS encoding DUF7504 family protein: MHVTRRVLEGAGDGQAVLCHGPPLTGKREFLVTLVGQAVAAGHPALFVTTDENAAGLLSRYPDAFPADRTGIVDCTDSRPPETGHVVHRVASAADLTGIAVAVSKALDELDHGDRPVVVVVDSVTTLTLYAAFGRVFRFLHSFIQQVRDRGGVVAFSLDDDSVAREERSRFLSIADSRVECRNAAECRLVDEEGGASEWRRLEDPGTVTVDAGEAATAAATDSAAPGVERQTHTSQESLAALIAAVRQGRPTLTFGNVPSETDVGPLVERAQRHAVGVEELQFGGGVPAGVAMLHDGAELLAAGALEEAVVGIDDPFGDVDGTRSSVVEALPTDVFATNEAGRGRLLRASRTVERLALREGSGTVHAGFQLFSRLTRDRDTVGVYERLLAEGVEVHLYGELDASLPEPLDGAVVRGLPAEEVGDAWFVVYDGDTDAGGALVTRELEPGRYDGFWSYDGAVVERALDYLETEYGAVEA, encoded by the coding sequence ATGCACGTCACTCGCCGCGTCCTCGAAGGAGCGGGCGACGGCCAGGCCGTCCTCTGTCACGGGCCACCGCTCACGGGCAAGCGCGAGTTCCTCGTCACCCTCGTCGGCCAGGCGGTAGCGGCCGGTCACCCCGCGCTGTTCGTCACCACCGACGAGAACGCCGCGGGGCTGTTGAGTCGCTATCCCGACGCGTTCCCGGCCGACCGGACCGGCATCGTGGACTGCACCGACTCGCGACCACCCGAGACGGGACACGTCGTCCATCGGGTCGCCTCCGCGGCCGACCTGACCGGCATCGCCGTCGCGGTCTCGAAGGCGCTGGACGAACTCGACCACGGCGACCGACCGGTCGTCGTGGTCGTCGACTCCGTGACGACGCTCACGCTCTACGCCGCGTTCGGCCGCGTGTTCCGGTTCCTCCACAGTTTCATCCAGCAGGTCCGAGACCGGGGCGGCGTCGTCGCGTTCAGCCTCGACGACGACAGCGTCGCCCGCGAGGAGCGAAGCCGGTTCCTGTCGATCGCCGACAGCCGCGTCGAGTGTCGTAACGCCGCCGAGTGCCGACTCGTCGACGAGGAGGGTGGCGCCAGTGAGTGGCGTCGGCTGGAGGACCCCGGCACGGTCACCGTCGATGCGGGCGAGGCGGCGACGGCGGCAGCCACGGACAGCGCGGCACCGGGGGTGGAACGCCAGACCCACACGAGTCAGGAGTCGCTGGCGGCACTCATCGCCGCCGTCCGACAGGGACGGCCGACGCTCACGTTCGGGAACGTCCCGTCAGAGACGGACGTCGGGCCGCTCGTCGAGCGCGCACAGCGGCACGCCGTCGGCGTCGAGGAACTCCAGTTCGGCGGCGGCGTTCCAGCGGGTGTGGCGATGCTCCACGACGGCGCGGAGTTGCTGGCCGCGGGCGCACTCGAAGAGGCTGTGGTCGGCATCGACGACCCGTTCGGCGACGTGGACGGGACCCGCTCGTCCGTCGTCGAGGCGCTCCCGACGGACGTGTTCGCGACGAACGAGGCTGGCAGGGGCCGTCTACTGCGCGCGAGTCGTACCGTCGAGCGACTGGCGCTCCGCGAGGGGTCCGGGACGGTCCACGCCGGCTTCCAGCTGTTCTCCCGACTCACGCGCGACCGGGACACGGTCGGCGTCTACGAGCGACTGCTGGCGGAGGGCGTCGAGGTCCACCTATACGGCGAACTGGACGCCTCGCTGCCGGAGCCGCTCGACGGCGCCGTCGTCCGCGGGCTCCCCGCCGAGGAGGTGGGCGACGCGTGGTTCGTCGTCTACGACGGCGACACGGACGCGGGGGGTGCACTCGTCACGCGCGAACTCGAGCCCGGTCGCTACGACGGCTTCTGGAGCTACGATGGGGCCGTGGTCGAGCGAGCCCTCGACTACCTCGAGACGGAGTACGGCGCCGTCGAAGCCTGA
- a CDS encoding DNA topoisomerase I, with the protein MELIITEKDNAARRISEILSDGSFGTDRRNGVNVYRWGGKRCVGLSGHVVGVDFPPEYDDWRDVEPVELVDAPMVKRATKENIVRTLQDLAREADAAVIATDYDREGELIGKEAYELVEEVADVPIRRVRFSSITEREVTEAFADPDELDFDLAAAGEARQMIDLMWGAALTRFLSLSSGQLGNDFISVGRVQSPTLKLIVDREREIEAFDPEDYWELFADLTSEDADGAFEAQYFFREEGRENERVWDEAAANAAHEQLLAASEATVTEVDRRTRTDQPPTPFNTTQFISAASSLGHSAQKAMSVAEELYTAGYITYPRTDNTVYPEDTDPVALLETFADTGTFGEDAASLLEADDVEPTRGEKETTDHPPIHPTGELPPRQDLSADEWELYELVVRRFLATCAEPATWEHLRVVAAANGCLLKANGKRLLDPGYHAVYPYLSTSENFVPDVTEGESLAVSDVRLEAKQTQPPRRRGQSRLIETMEDLGIGTKSTRHNTLQKLYDRNYIEGDPPRPTKLAMAVVEAAEQFADRIVDEGMTAQLERDMDRIASGEVTLDEVTEESREMLSVIFEELHESREAVGDHLRDGLKADKTLGPCPECGETLLVRRSRRGSYFVGCDGYPDCEYTLPLPSNGEPTPIDETCEEHDLRHVKMLAGRSTYVHGCPQCEAEKAEDEEDVVIGACPDCGDDHEGALAIKRTRAGGRLVGCTRYPECDYSLPLPRRGDIEVTDTYCEEHDLPELHVVQDDEDDPWELGCPICNFEEYQARQRKTDVEDLDGIGKKTAEKLADAGIDSLVKLADADPEAVASEVQGVSADRVRDWQAQAREAIDEGGDDTDPDDGEETVVEDDEGRDTLGDVEAEVDEATAG; encoded by the coding sequence GTGGAACTGATAATCACGGAGAAGGACAACGCCGCCCGCCGTATCTCGGAGATCCTCAGTGACGGGTCGTTCGGCACGGACCGGCGCAACGGGGTCAACGTCTACCGCTGGGGCGGCAAGCGCTGCGTGGGTCTCTCGGGCCACGTCGTCGGCGTCGACTTCCCGCCGGAGTACGACGACTGGCGGGACGTCGAACCGGTCGAACTCGTCGACGCGCCGATGGTCAAGCGCGCGACGAAGGAGAACATCGTCCGGACGCTGCAGGACCTCGCCCGCGAGGCCGACGCCGCGGTCATCGCCACCGACTACGACCGCGAGGGTGAACTCATCGGGAAGGAGGCGTACGAACTCGTCGAGGAGGTGGCGGACGTCCCCATCAGGCGCGTCCGGTTCTCCTCCATCACCGAACGCGAGGTGACCGAGGCGTTCGCCGACCCCGACGAACTGGACTTCGACCTCGCCGCCGCCGGCGAGGCCCGACAGATGATCGACCTGATGTGGGGGGCCGCACTCACCCGGTTCCTGTCGCTCTCCTCCGGCCAGCTCGGCAACGACTTCATCTCGGTCGGCCGGGTGCAGTCGCCCACGCTCAAACTCATCGTCGACCGCGAACGCGAGATCGAGGCGTTCGACCCGGAGGACTACTGGGAACTGTTCGCCGACCTCACGAGCGAGGACGCCGACGGCGCGTTCGAGGCCCAGTACTTCTTCCGCGAGGAGGGCCGCGAGAACGAACGCGTCTGGGACGAAGCGGCGGCGAACGCCGCTCACGAGCAGCTGCTGGCGGCGAGCGAGGCCACCGTCACGGAGGTCGACCGGCGGACCCGCACCGACCAGCCGCCGACCCCGTTCAACACCACGCAGTTCATCAGCGCCGCCTCCTCGCTCGGGCACTCCGCGCAGAAGGCGATGAGCGTCGCCGAGGAACTCTACACGGCTGGCTACATCACCTATCCCCGGACGGACAACACGGTCTACCCGGAGGACACCGACCCCGTCGCCCTGCTGGAGACGTTCGCCGACACCGGGACGTTCGGCGAGGACGCCGCCTCGCTGCTGGAGGCCGACGACGTCGAACCCACGCGCGGCGAGAAGGAGACCACCGACCACCCGCCCATCCACCCGACGGGTGAACTCCCGCCGCGACAGGATCTCTCGGCGGACGAGTGGGAACTGTACGAACTCGTCGTCCGGCGGTTCCTCGCGACCTGTGCGGAGCCGGCGACGTGGGAGCACCTCCGCGTGGTCGCGGCGGCCAACGGCTGTCTGCTGAAGGCCAACGGCAAGCGCCTGCTCGATCCGGGCTACCACGCGGTCTACCCGTACCTCTCGACGAGCGAGAACTTCGTCCCGGACGTGACCGAGGGCGAGTCGCTGGCGGTGAGCGACGTGCGACTGGAGGCCAAGCAGACCCAGCCCCCGCGCCGGCGTGGTCAGTCGCGGCTCATCGAGACGATGGAGGACCTCGGCATCGGGACGAAGTCGACCCGGCACAACACGCTCCAGAAGCTCTACGACCGGAACTACATCGAGGGCGATCCGCCGCGCCCCACGAAACTCGCGATGGCCGTCGTCGAGGCGGCCGAGCAGTTCGCCGACCGCATCGTCGACGAGGGGATGACCGCGCAACTGGAGCGGGACATGGACCGCATCGCCAGCGGCGAGGTGACGCTGGACGAGGTGACCGAGGAGTCCCGCGAGATGCTCTCGGTCATCTTCGAGGAGCTCCACGAGTCACGCGAGGCGGTCGGGGACCACCTCCGCGACGGGCTGAAGGCGGACAAGACGCTCGGCCCGTGTCCGGAGTGTGGCGAGACGCTGCTGGTGCGGCGCTCCCGGCGCGGGTCGTACTTCGTCGGCTGTGACGGCTACCCCGACTGCGAGTACACCCTGCCGCTCCCGTCGAACGGCGAGCCGACGCCCATCGACGAGACGTGCGAGGAGCACGACCTGCGCCACGTGAAGATGCTGGCTGGCCGTTCGACGTACGTCCACGGCTGTCCCCAGTGCGAGGCCGAGAAGGCCGAGGACGAGGAGGACGTGGTCATCGGGGCCTGCCCGGACTGTGGTGACGACCACGAGGGGGCACTCGCCATCAAACGGACCCGTGCGGGTGGCCGGCTCGTCGGCTGTACGCGCTACCCCGAGTGCGACTACTCGCTGCCGCTCCCGCGGCGTGGCGACATCGAGGTGACCGACACCTACTGCGAGGAGCACGACCTGCCCGAACTCCACGTCGTGCAGGACGACGAGGACGACCCGTGGGAGCTGGGCTGTCCCATCTGTAACTTCGAGGAGTACCAGGCCCGCCAGCGCAAGACCGACGTGGAGGACCTCGACGGCATCGGGAAGAAGACGGCCGAGAAGCTCGCGGACGCGGGAATCGACTCGCTCGTGAAGCTCGCCGACGCCGACCCGGAGGCGGTGGCGAGCGAGGTGCAGGGCGTGAGCGCCGACCGGGTGCGTGACTGGCAGGCGCAGGCCCGCGAGGCCATCGACGAAGGCGGTGACGACACCGACCCGGACGACGGGGAGGAGACGGTCGTCGAGGACGACGAGGGACGGGACACCCTCGGCGACGTCGAGGCCGAGGTCGACGAGGCCACCGCGGGCTGA